In Apilactobacillus bombintestini, one genomic interval encodes:
- a CDS encoding type B 50S ribosomal protein L31 has product MKKGIHPEYHQVVFQDTSTGFKFMAGSTMNADETIKMDDGKEYPLVRLEISSDSHPFYTGREKFTQADGAVDRFNKKYGFK; this is encoded by the coding sequence ATGAAAAAAGGAATTCATCCAGAATACCACCAAGTGGTATTCCAAGATACAAGTACTGGTTTTAAATTCATGGCTGGTTCAACTATGAACGCAGACGAAACCATCAAAATGGACGATGGTAAAGAATACCCACTAGTACGTCTTGAAATTTCTTCAGATTCACATCCATTCTACACTGGTCGTGAAAAGTTCACCCAAGCAGATGGTGCCGTGGATCGTTTCAACAAGAAATACGGTTTCAAGTAA